In Sulfitobacter sp. W027, a single window of DNA contains:
- the rpsM gene encoding 30S ribosomal protein S13, giving the protein MARIAGVNIPTAKRVPIALTYITGIGNASAKAICEAVGIDATRRVNELSDAEVLAVREHIDANYTVEGDLRRDTQMNIKRLMDLGCYRGLRHRRNLPVRGQRTHTNARTRKGPAKAIAGKKK; this is encoded by the coding sequence GCGTAAACATCCCGACTGCAAAGCGGGTTCCGATCGCCCTCACTTACATCACCGGTATTGGCAACGCTTCCGCCAAAGCCATCTGCGAAGCCGTTGGCATCGACGCGACCCGTCGGGTTAACGAACTGTCCGACGCTGAAGTTCTGGCCGTGCGTGAGCACATCGACGCCAACTACACCGTCGAAGGCGACCTGCGTCGTGACACGCAGATGAACATCAAGCGCCTGATGGACCTTGGTTGCTACCGTGGCCTGCGCCACCGTCGTAACCTGCCAGTCCGTGGTCAGCGTACCCACACCAATGCTCGCACCCGCAAAGGCCCCGCTAAGGCCATTGCTGGCAAGAAGAAATAA
- the rpsK gene encoding 30S ribosomal protein S11 has translation MARDKTKTKRKVSKNIAAGVAHVNSSFNNTKILISDVQGNAIAWSSAGTMGFKGSRKSTPYAAQMAAEDAGRKAQDHGVKTLEVEVQGPGSGRESALRALAAAGFNITSIRDVTPMAHNGCRPPKRRRV, from the coding sequence ATGGCACGCGATAAGACAAAGACCAAGCGTAAGGTCAGCAAGAACATCGCCGCAGGTGTGGCGCATGTGAACAGCTCCTTCAACAACACCAAGATCCTGATCTCGGATGTGCAGGGCAATGCAATCGCATGGTCTTCTGCTGGCACCATGGGCTTCAAAGGGTCGCGTAAATCGACACCTTACGCAGCTCAGATGGCCGCCGAAGATGCAGGCCGTAAGGCTCAAGATCACGGCGTCAAGACGCTGGAAGTTGAAGTGCAAGGCCCCGGTTCCGGCCGTGAATCCGCACTGCGCGCACTGGCGGCTGCCGGTTTCAACATCACCTCGATCCGTGATGTGACCCCGATGGCCCACAACGGTTGCCGCCCGCCGAAGCGCCGCCGCGTTTAA
- a CDS encoding DNA-directed RNA polymerase subunit alpha, which yields MIHKNWAELIKPQQLDVKPGNDPARQATVMAEPLERGFGLTLGNALRRVLMSSLQGAAITSVQIDNVLHEFSSVAGVREDVTDIILNLKGVSLRMEVEGPKRLSISAKGPGVVTAGDISESAGIEILNREHVICHLDDGADVYMELTVNTGKGYVSADKNKPEDAPIGLIPIDAIYSPVKKVSYDVQPTREGQVLDYDKLTMKVETDGSITPDDAVAFAARILQDQLGIFVNFDEPESASRQDDDDGLEFNPLLLKKVDELELSVRSANCLKNDNIVYIGDLIQKTEAEMLRTPNFGRKSLNEIKEVLSGMGLHLGMDVEDWPPENIEDLAKKFEDSF from the coding sequence ATGATCCACAAAAATTGGGCTGAATTGATCAAGCCGCAACAGCTTGACGTCAAGCCGGGCAATGACCCAGCCCGTCAGGCAACTGTTATGGCAGAACCGCTGGAGCGGGGCTTTGGCCTGACGCTCGGCAACGCGCTCCGCCGCGTGCTGATGTCGTCGCTGCAGGGTGCGGCGATCACATCCGTGCAGATCGACAACGTGCTGCACGAGTTTTCCTCCGTGGCCGGTGTGCGCGAAGACGTGACCGACATCATCCTGAACCTCAAAGGCGTCAGCCTGCGCATGGAAGTCGAAGGGCCCAAACGCCTGTCGATCTCTGCGAAGGGTCCGGGCGTTGTCACTGCCGGTGACATCTCCGAATCCGCCGGTATCGAGATTCTGAACCGCGAGCATGTGATCTGCCACCTCGACGATGGTGCAGATGTCTACATGGAGCTGACCGTCAACACCGGTAAGGGCTATGTCTCGGCTGACAAGAACAAGCCCGAAGATGCGCCCATTGGCCTGATCCCGATCGACGCGATCTATTCGCCGGTCAAGAAGGTCTCTTATGACGTGCAGCCCACCCGTGAGGGCCAGGTGCTGGACTATGACAAGCTGACCATGAAAGTGGAAACAGACGGGTCCATCACGCCGGATGACGCCGTGGCCTTCGCCGCGCGCATCTTGCAGGACCAACTGGGCATCTTCGTCAACTTCGACGAGCCGGAATCGGCGTCCCGTCAGGACGACGACGATGGTCTTGAGTTCAACCCGCTGCTGCTCAAGAAAGTCGACGAGCTGGAGCTCTCGGTCCGTTCGGCGAACTGCCTGAAGAACGACAACATCGTCTATATCGGCGACCTGATCCAGAAGACCGAAGCCGAAATGCTGCGCACGCCGAACTTTGGCCGCAAGTCCTTGAACGAGATCAAGGAAGTGCTGTCGGGCATGGGTCTGCACCTTGGCATGGACGTCGAGGACTGGCCGCCAGAAAACATCGAAGACCTCGCCAAGAAGTTCGAGGATTCGTTCTAA
- the rplQ gene encoding 50S ribosomal protein L17, translating into MRHARGYRRLNRTHEHRKALFSNMAGSLIEHEQIKTTLPKAKELKPIIEKMITLAKRGDLHARRQAASKLKEDQYVTKLFDILGPRYKDRQGGYVRVLKAGFRYGDMAPMAIIEFVDRDRDAKGAADKARLAEEEAAE; encoded by the coding sequence ATGCGTCACGCACGTGGATACCGCCGCCTGAACCGTACACATGAACACCGCAAGGCGCTGTTCTCGAACATGGCAGGCTCGCTCATCGAGCATGAGCAAATCAAAACAACCTTGCCGAAAGCCAAGGAACTGAAGCCGATCATCGAAAAGATGATCACGCTGGCCAAACGTGGCGATCTGCACGCCCGTCGTCAGGCCGCGTCGAAACTGAAAGAAGACCAGTATGTCACAAAACTGTTCGACATCCTCGGCCCGCGCTACAAAGACCGCCAAGGTGGTTACGTTCGCGTTCTGAAAGCTGGCTTCCGCTATGGTGACATGGCACCGATGGCGATCATCGAATTCGTCGACCGCGACCGCGACGCCAAAGGCGCCGCAGACAAAGCACGTCTGGCTGAAGAAGAAGCCGCAGAATAA